In a genomic window of Xenopus laevis strain J_2021 chromosome 5S, Xenopus_laevis_v10.1, whole genome shotgun sequence:
- the nck1.S gene encoding NCK adaptor protein 1 S homeolog isoform X2, which translates to MDLPNLFKHWFSIGKVKRKQSMPDSASTADDGLPDAERLYDLNLPAYVKFTYTAEREDELSLVKGTKVIVMEKCSDGWWRGSYNGRVGWFPSNYVTEENDSPSGDQVGTLTEKLAAVVNNLNNGRSLHVVQALYPFSSSNEEELNFEKGEVMDVIEKPENDPEWWKCRKSNGLVGLVPKNYVTIMQNFQPTPSVEPLPPRCDYIGPSASGRFAGNPWYYGKVTRHQAEMALNERGNEGDFLIRDSESSPNDFSVSLKAQGKNKHFKVQMKDCVYCIGQRKFSSLEELVEHYKKAPIFTSEQGEKLYLIKALS; encoded by the exons GTATTGGAAAAGTAAAGCGTAAACAAAGTATGCCTGACTCTGCTTCTACAGCAGATGATGGTTTGCCAGATGCTGAACGGCTGTATGACCTGAACTTGCCTGCTTACGTGAAGTTTACATACACCGCAGAGAGGGAGGACGAGCTCTCCCTGGTGAAGGGCACCAAGGTCATTGTTATGGAAAAGTGCAGCGACGGCTGGTGGAGGGGGAGCTACAATGGACGTGTAGGATGGTTTCCTTCAAACTATGTAACAGAAGAGAACGACAGCCCTTCCGGAGACCAAGTTGGTACATTGACTGAGAAACTGGCGGCTGTTGTCAACAATCTTAACAATGGGCGATCACTTCATGTGGTCCAGGCTTTATACCCATTTAGTTCCTCTAATGAGGAAGAGCTCAACTTTGAGAAAGGAGAAGTCATGGATGTGATCGAGAAGCCAGAAAATGATCCTGAGTGGTGGAAATGTCGGAAGAGTAACGGCCTTGTGGGTTTGGTACCAAAGAACTATGTTACTATAATGCAGAACTTTCAGCCCACTCCAAGTGTTGAGCCTTTACCACCACGTTGTGACTACATTGGACCTTCTGCATCTGGAAGGTTTGCAGGGAATCCATGGTATTATGGAAAGGTGACAAGGCATCAAGCAGAAATGGCTCTCAACGAACGAGGAAATGAAGGCGATTTCCTTATCAGGGACAGTGAATCTTCG ccGAATGACTTTTCTGTTTCACTGAAAGCCCAAGGGAAAAACAAGCATTTCAAAGTGCAGATGAAAGACTGTGTGTATTGCATTGGCCAGCGCAAGTTTTCCAGCCTGGAGGAGTTGGTAGAACATTACAAAAAGGCCCCAATTTTCACCAGTGAGCAAGGGGAAAAACTCTATCTAATCAAGGCCCTGTCATGA